The following coding sequences are from one Dehalococcoidia bacterium window:
- a CDS encoding heavy metal-associated domain-containing protein, whose product MRILWRRLLTNPTTRVLSRDGDVTLIQVEGLVCDKVCAVRTRQGLERIEGVRHVSVDLDSGVATVVGAPASAEAYEHAVTSMVAGRGIRRIIERIARARRPRHAKTPS is encoded by the coding sequence ATGCGGATCCTCTGGCGTCGATTGCTCACGAATCCCACGACACGCGTCCTCTCGCGTGACGGAGATGTCACGCTGATCCAGGTCGAGGGCCTGGTCTGCGACAAGGTGTGCGCCGTCCGTACCCGGCAAGGCCTGGAGCGCATCGAAGGCGTGCGGCACGTCAGCGTCGATCTCGACTCGGGTGTCGCTACGGTGGTCGGCGCGCCGGCCAGTGCGGAAGCCTACGAGCACGCCGTCACGTCGATGGTCGCCGGACGCGGCATCCGACGCATCATCGAGCGCATCGCCCGTGCGCGCCGGCCACGGCACGCGAAGACGCCGTCATGA
- the rplT gene encoding 50S ribosomal protein L20, translated as MPRVKRGVTTRARHKKILQLTKGHKGQRHRVFRRANESMLHALDYAYVHRRERKGDFRKLWIARINAAARLNGTTYSRLIDGLAKAGVAVDRKILADLAVHQPQAFAALAQKATPAQ; from the coding sequence ATGCCGAGGGTGAAGCGCGGCGTCACGACCCGCGCGCGACACAAGAAGATCCTGCAGCTGACGAAGGGCCACAAGGGCCAGCGTCACCGCGTCTTCCGGCGCGCCAACGAGTCGATGCTGCACGCGCTCGACTACGCCTACGTGCATCGGCGCGAGCGCAAGGGCGACTTCCGCAAGCTCTGGATCGCGCGCATCAACGCCGCGGCGCGGCTCAACGGCACGACGTACAGCCGCCTCATCGACGGCCTCGCCAAGGCCGGCGTCGCGGTCGACCGCAAGATCCTTGCGGACCTGGCGGTACACCAGCCGCAGGCCTTCGCCGCGCTCGCGCAGAAGGCCACGCCGGCGCAGTAG
- a CDS encoding aldehyde ferredoxin oxidoreductase C-terminal domain-containing protein, which yields MSKVLRVDARHQRVTEEQAPEAWRLLGGRALTSHIIAEEVDASIDPLSDEAKLVFAPGLLGGTAITTSGRTSFGAKSPLMDGLKESNVGGVLGHKLAKLGIKAVIVEGAPVDGQMHVLYIGADASWRFERADEFRGLGTYETSQRLLDGASSKTRAVVSIGPAGEMRMRAASIAVNDPEGRPTRHAARGGLGALMGAKGLKAIVIDDDGAKNVDAAEPAAFREAMLAFSKIVLDDPRTHNLSRTGTAGVIKFVNRDNVHSLPTRNHRLGTMATGDAIGGQRIAELGEERGGKMLPCMAGCIIKCAILFNDARGEHVTSALEFETIALLGSNLEIDDVDAVAQMDRLCDDLGLDTIEMGNAFGVAMEAGVLQWGDWRGVIRTFEEDVRHGTPLGRTLGDGTQRTAHAYGIDRVPTIKGQGLPAWEPRTLKAMGITYATSPQGADHTAGLVTARGVTHETLLKQSRHEQLVMAAVDSVGLCQFSNPVEADMAKFVSAMYGVQWTQADALALATRVLITERDFNRRAGFGRDAEYVAAFLRSEPLHTSEGDMVFDVDDAIIDDFWDFE from the coding sequence ATGTCCAAGGTTCTACGCGTAGACGCCCGCCACCAGCGGGTCACCGAGGAGCAGGCGCCCGAGGCGTGGCGGCTGCTCGGGGGCCGCGCGCTCACCTCGCACATCATCGCCGAAGAGGTCGACGCATCCATCGACCCGCTCTCGGACGAAGCGAAGCTCGTCTTCGCGCCCGGACTGCTCGGCGGCACGGCGATCACGACCTCGGGCCGCACCTCGTTCGGCGCGAAGAGCCCGCTGATGGACGGGCTCAAGGAATCGAACGTGGGCGGCGTGCTCGGGCACAAACTGGCGAAGCTCGGTATCAAAGCCGTCATCGTCGAAGGCGCGCCCGTCGACGGCCAGATGCACGTCCTGTACATCGGCGCCGATGCCTCATGGCGGTTCGAGCGTGCGGACGAATTCCGCGGACTCGGGACCTACGAGACATCGCAGCGCCTGCTCGATGGCGCTTCCAGTAAGACGCGCGCCGTCGTCAGCATCGGCCCGGCGGGTGAAATGCGGATGCGGGCTGCATCGATAGCCGTCAACGATCCGGAGGGGCGCCCGACACGCCACGCCGCGCGCGGTGGCCTCGGCGCGCTGATGGGGGCGAAGGGACTCAAGGCGATCGTCATCGATGATGACGGCGCAAAGAACGTGGACGCGGCGGAGCCGGCGGCGTTCCGCGAAGCGATGCTCGCGTTCTCAAAGATCGTGCTCGACGATCCGCGCACGCACAATCTCTCGCGTACCGGCACCGCCGGCGTGATCAAGTTCGTCAACCGCGACAACGTGCACTCGCTGCCGACGCGCAACCATCGACTCGGCACGATGGCCACCGGCGATGCCATCGGCGGGCAACGTATCGCTGAACTCGGCGAAGAGCGCGGCGGCAAGATGCTGCCGTGTATGGCGGGCTGCATCATCAAGTGCGCGATCCTCTTCAACGACGCGCGCGGCGAGCACGTAACGTCGGCGCTGGAGTTCGAGACGATCGCACTGCTCGGCAGCAACCTGGAGATCGACGACGTCGACGCCGTAGCGCAGATGGACCGCCTCTGCGACGACCTCGGGCTCGACACGATCGAGATGGGTAACGCGTTTGGCGTCGCGATGGAAGCCGGCGTGCTGCAATGGGGCGACTGGCGCGGCGTCATCCGTACGTTCGAGGAGGACGTGCGCCATGGCACGCCGCTAGGCCGCACGCTCGGCGACGGCACGCAGCGCACCGCGCACGCGTACGGCATCGACCGGGTGCCAACAATCAAGGGGCAGGGGCTGCCGGCGTGGGAGCCACGGACGCTGAAGGCGATGGGCATCACCTACGCCACGAGCCCGCAGGGCGCCGACCACACCGCCGGACTCGTCACCGCGCGCGGCGTCACGCACGAGACCCTGCTGAAGCAGTCGCGGCACGAGCAACTCGTGATGGCAGCGGTGGATTCGGTCGGCTTGTGCCAGTTCTCGAACCCGGTCGAAGCGGACATGGCGAAGTTCGTGAGCGCGATGTACGGCGTGCAATGGACGCAAGCGGACGCGCTGGCACTCGCGACGCGGGTGCTGATCACGGAGCGTGATTTCAACCGGCGTGCGGGCTTCGGGCGGGACGCGGAGTACGTCGCGGCGTTCCTGCGCAGCGAGCCGCTGCACACGTCCGAAGGCGACATGGTGTTCGACGTAGACGACGCGATCATCGACGACTTCTGGGACTTCGAGTAG
- the infC gene encoding translation initiation factor IF-3 — MNEKIRVREVLVIDDDGNKLGVIPIQQALDMARERGVDLVEVAPNSNPPVCRILDYGKFKYEQAKKERDAHKHQRQVTVREVRFKTKIGQHDLDFKAKVIGKLLKAGDKVKVSVLFRGREITHPEIGRDLLQRVAKKIVEEEGAATMEKHISMEGRFMTMILAPVVAKAPAKPKEPRAPRPQAEQPEAQAQPQEETQMAAALKAAGAAAE, encoded by the coding sequence ATCAACGAGAAAATCCGCGTCCGCGAAGTCCTCGTCATCGACGATGACGGCAACAAGCTCGGTGTGATCCCGATCCAGCAGGCGCTGGACATGGCCCGCGAACGGGGCGTCGACCTCGTCGAAGTGGCCCCCAACTCCAACCCGCCCGTCTGCCGCATCCTCGACTACGGCAAGTTCAAGTACGAGCAGGCCAAGAAGGAGCGCGACGCCCACAAGCACCAGCGCCAGGTGACCGTGCGCGAGGTGCGCTTCAAGACGAAGATCGGCCAGCACGACCTCGACTTCAAGGCGAAGGTGATCGGCAAGCTGCTCAAAGCTGGCGACAAGGTCAAGGTCTCGGTATTGTTCCGCGGCCGTGAGATCACCCACCCCGAGATCGGCCGCGATCTGCTCCAGCGCGTCGCGAAGAAGATCGTCGAGGAGGAGGGGGCGGCGACCATGGAGAAGCACATCTCCATGGAGGGGCGCTTCATGACGATGATCCTGGCGCCCGTCGTCGCGAAGGCGCCGGCGAAGCCCAAGGAGCCGCGCGCGCCGCGGCCGCAGGCCGAGCAGCCGGAGGCCCAGGCCCAGCCGCAGGAAGAAACCCAGATGGCGGCCGCGCTCAAGGCGGCGGGCGCCGCAGCAGAGTAG
- a CDS encoding glutaredoxin family protein, which produces MQEHTIVLYSQGFCEFSEMVRLHLESRGQKYTERDVDIDPSAREDMMKLGATGTPVTVIDDEAVIGFDDAVIDQLLGFTPYNPPEHLDGPTLEDR; this is translated from the coding sequence ATGCAAGAACACACGATCGTGCTGTACTCACAGGGCTTCTGCGAGTTTTCGGAGATGGTGCGCCTGCACCTCGAGTCGCGCGGCCAGAAGTACACCGAGCGCGACGTCGACATCGATCCGTCCGCCCGCGAGGACATGATGAAGCTCGGCGCTACCGGTACGCCGGTCACCGTGATCGACGACGAGGCCGTCATCGGCTTCGACGACGCCGTGATCGACCAGCTGCTCGGCTTCACGCCCTACAACCCTCCGGAGCACCTGGACGGGCCGACGCTCGAAGATCGATAG
- a CDS encoding deoxyribonuclease IV codes for MKIGAHVSTAGGLVTGFDRAEAIGAECLQIFESAPQQWGTARLEDAQVDEFRARMIASGLAPLFIHGKYLMNLASADAKIFKTSASTLRSSLNIAGRIGARGVVFHTGSHKGVGIESVFEQICEAARRVLGETPEDTWMIFENSAGQGGVIGSKFGELGAIIKRIDHPRAKVCLDTCHAFASGYDLSNAAGVAAALEEFDREIGLQNLAAIHCNDSKAALGAGRDLHENIGDGKIGREGFAALLSHPAVAEVPLLLEVPGYKIDGAGKGPDKPNIDRLKEIRAAAGVKA; via the coding sequence ATGAAGATCGGCGCCCACGTCTCGACAGCCGGCGGCCTTGTGACCGGTTTCGACCGCGCCGAGGCGATCGGCGCCGAGTGCCTGCAGATCTTCGAATCGGCGCCACAACAATGGGGCACCGCACGCCTCGAGGATGCGCAGGTCGACGAGTTCCGCGCGCGCATGATTGCGTCCGGGCTGGCGCCGCTGTTCATCCACGGCAAGTACCTGATGAACCTGGCGAGCGCCGACGCGAAGATCTTCAAGACGTCGGCCAGCACGCTGCGAAGCAGCCTGAACATCGCCGGACGCATTGGCGCGCGCGGCGTGGTCTTTCACACCGGGAGCCACAAGGGCGTCGGCATCGAGAGCGTCTTCGAACAGATCTGCGAAGCGGCGAGGCGCGTGCTCGGCGAAACGCCGGAAGACACCTGGATGATCTTCGAGAACTCAGCGGGTCAGGGCGGCGTCATCGGCTCGAAGTTCGGGGAGCTTGGCGCCATCATCAAGCGCATCGACCACCCGCGCGCCAAGGTGTGCCTGGACACCTGCCATGCGTTCGCCTCAGGCTACGATCTGAGCAATGCCGCGGGTGTCGCCGCTGCGCTTGAAGAATTCGACCGCGAGATCGGCCTCCAGAACCTCGCTGCGATCCACTGCAACGACTCGAAGGCTGCGCTCGGCGCCGGCCGTGACCTGCACGAAAACATCGGCGACGGCAAAATCGGCCGCGAGGGCTTCGCGGCGCTGCTCTCGCATCCGGCGGTGGCCGAGGTACCGCTGCTGCTCGAAGTGCCGGGCTACAAGATCGACGGGGCAGGCAAGGGGCCGGACAAGCCGAACATCGACCGCCTCAAGGAGATCCGCGCCGCGGCCGGTGTGAAAGCTTAG
- a CDS encoding 50S ribosomal protein L35, which translates to MPKLKTHKGAARRIKITGSGKYTSRKGSISHRKTRKSKQANAAGDEMFVVSRPNQRMLRKLLPYH; encoded by the coding sequence ATGCCAAAGCTGAAGACGCACAAGGGCGCCGCGCGGCGCATCAAGATCACCGGCTCGGGCAAGTACACGAGCCGCAAGGGCAGCATCAGCCACCGCAAGACGCGCAAGTCGAAGCAGGCGAACGCCGCCGGCGACGAGATGTTCGTCGTGTCGCGCCCCAACCAGCGGATGCTGCGGAAGCTGCTGCCCTACCACTAG